The DNA sequence AAAGGCATCAGCAGCAACCAAAAAGttcaacctaaatccactacaATTCAGATAAAACTTCCTAACCACCTATAATCCACTAAGCATGCATAACTATACTgactaatttaacaaaaactgaacaaactaactaaactaagaaaaagtaaacaggaaaaaaaattgagaaccTGCAAAAAGTTTACCTTTCAAAGTATTGTCTATGTTCTCAGCCTCAGTTGGATTAATATAATCCTTGTCCTGCTCCTCTATAATATCTCCTTCATTCTCATCCAATTGCTCTTCATCATCAGGTTCATTGTTAAGTTGAAGAAAAGTATCAATCGGCATTGAAGCAAATTGACGTGTTTTTCCCTTCTTAGTTGGCCTTTCTTGCAAACTGCCACACTCTTCAATATCATCTTCATTTGTGGTCTCTTTTCTCTTCAAATCTTGAGTCATTCTAGAATCTACTTCGTTAGTAATCTTGTGAGCCACAGCAGTAGATTTAGAAGGAAGTTCTTTTTCTTGTCTACATGTTGATCCTTGTGAGTGAGTCATACTTGCTTCCATCTGTACTTtacctttcttcaaattctgccctttttcttttgcaatttttgGCTTTTCTACAAAATTCTGCTTATCATTTGGTTGGACACCAGTTTTCCTTAACTTCTGCTCCCTTTCCCTATTAGTAAGGGTTTTTATCCTCtttagtggtggtggtggttgatgTTGCTGCTGACTAGAAGACATCTTTTCTCGCTTAACTTCTATATTCTTGAAGAACTTTGCACGCAATTCAGCACTTGACTTTGAATCAATCTCATTTTCAATGAAGTTTTTGAACATTTTctgaaaaaggaaataaaataatGAGATTATTATACATCGTAAAAAATCTattaacataatattaaaaaacCAAATCACATATTAAAAGAACCAAGAATCTATAAGAAATGCACCTGTTTATAATCAAttacaccaaaaataaaagtaaaaaaaattattctatgTTGAGAAGAGAAATCTCTTTAAAGATCAGAATCATCATCATATTCAGCTTGTTGTAGAACAAGTGAAGGTTTCTCAATGATTGTATTTGGCATGTCTTCTCTAGTCCATTGAACTTCACAATTATCCTTTGGCACAAACAAATTATTCGCTTGATCAAAGGGGTCCTTCTGATTAGACTCTTCGGCTTCAACATCATACCCATCACACACATTGAATAAATCCCTTGGCACTGTGTCCATGACATAATGCTTGTCTTTGTTAAAAGGGTCTTGAATATAAAAACATTGGTGGACTTGTGAAGCTAATACAAAAGGATCATCCCGAGAACATCTTTTATTAAAGTGAACTGAAGTTAGACCAAAATTCTCTTCCTCAACTTCAAACCAATCACAATTGAAAAGAACAAATTTGAAACATGCATAATAGTCTAACTCAATTATGTCTTTTATTGCACCAAAATATGTTACAGCTTTGGTCATTGGGTTGTTGTCCTTGGCACTAGCAAAGCTTGGTGTTTCGCACACCAAAGTCACACCACTGTTTTGAGTTGTGTGGCTTGCATCATGTTCTCTAGTTTGAAATTTGTAGCCATTGATTACATAACTAGAAAATTGTTTTGCAACTGTGTTTGGGCCTCTAGACAAATCTTTAAGTTGTTTCGGAACACCTTCATGAGAAGCACGCTCTTTGAACCATTCACTAAAATCATGGCTTAGAGTTTTtgccttcttccattttctACCTTTAGTTTGATTGTTGACATGTTCCTCATACTCTCTAAAGTAAGCAAAGAGCGAGTAAGTAAAAATAGCTAATAGAGAATTCGTAACTggaaaatatataagaaaaatacctaatgtAGTCTTTAACTTTATCACAATTGAATAAGATGTACCGATGAGCTTGTATTTTTGAGTTGGTATCTAGAGAAAAAGGTTGCCCTTTCCTCTTTCCACCAATTGGTCGCCCCAAGCATGCAAAATAGCTATCATGACATACGTCAGCTTCACTGCAATTATCATAATTTTGTGTCCTCCTACTCAGCCTTGTATCCACATCAGGACTTAAATACCTTGAGCAAAATGTCAAGCATTCCTCAGCTAAATATCCTTCAGCAATTGAACCTTCGGGGCGGCTCTTATTGCGAACGTAGGACTTTAACCTACACAGATATCTCTCGATGGGGTACATCCACCTAAATTGAACTGGGCCACCCAACCTCAACTCATTTACCAGATGAATAGGCAAATGGACCATTATATCAAAGAAACTAGGAGGAAATATTCTTTCCAATTGGCACAAAATCTCTCTAATATCTACTTCCAAATGATCTATTGTATCATTTTCAACAACTTTTTGGCACAAGGAACGAAAGAATGAACCTAGATAAATTAAAGGGCCAGCTACTTGATTCTGCATTGTGCATTTTATAGCTACTTGCAATAAATAATGCAACATAAAATGAGCATCATGACTTTTGTAGCCTGATATCTTTTTTTCAGCAACATGAACACACCGAGAAATATTTGAGGCACTACCAGACGGCAATTTTACTGACTTCAAAATATCACAAAAAATGGTTTTTTCTTGATTAGTAAGGTTAAAACAAGCCTTAGCAATTTTGGCTTTCTTGCCACCATCTATCTCCTTTGGTTGAAGTTTTTTTCTTATGCCCATATCTTTGAGATCGTAACGAGCATTTGCATGATCTTTGGACTTTCCTGGAATGTCTAATAAAGTTCCAATTATGTTATCACATACGTTTTTCTCGATGTGCATAACATCAAGACAATGGCGCAATGTGTTTTGCTTCCAATATGGCAACTCAAAGAAAATGGACTTTTTCTTCCATGGAccatcaattttatttttttgcttctttccaaatacattttcaaaatctttcaaatcttcaaaaatttgTTACCCATCTAATAAAGCTGGTGTTGACCTCAATTCAACATCGCCATTGAAAGATCTTTTGTCCATCCTATATGGATGATCCATAGCCAAAAATTTACGGTGATCCATGTAGCACATCTTCCGGCTATGTTTTAAATAACAAGAGGAGGTGTCATAATTACAGCAAGGACATGCTAACTTTCCCTTTGTGCTCCAACCGGATAACATAGCATAAGCTGGAAAGTCACTTATGGTCCATAAAAGTGCTGCATGTAGTTGAAAAGTTTGATTCTTTGAAGCATCATATGTTTCCATTCCAACTTCCCATAAAACCTTCAACTCTTCAATTAATGGCTGAAGATACACATCAATGCTTTTTCCAGGCGAACACGGACCAGGGATGAGCAAGGACATCATGACATATTCTGGTTTCATGCAACACCATGGAGGAAGATTGTATGCGACCAAAACTACCGGCCATGTACTATGGGAGATGCTCATGGTTCTAAATGGATTAAATCCATCGCTAGCTAGCCCTAATCTTATGTTACGAGATTCCTTAGCAAAATCGGGATGAAGCCTGTCAAAGTCTTTCCATGATTGGCCATCAGCTGGGTGTCTTAACTTTCCATCCTTTGAATGATGTTCATTGTGCCACCTTAATGATTCAGCTGTTTTGGAACACAGGAACAGCTTCTTAAgccttggaatcaagggaaAATGCCTCAAAACCTTGGCAGGCACAGGTTTTTTCTTCAACTTATCAACTTCTATATCTACCTCAACATTTTCTATGTACCTGGAAGCTCCACAAATTGGACAAAATTCATCATCTTCATATGTATCCCGGAACAGAACACAATCGTTCGGACAAGCATGAATTTTATTATAACCAAGTCCTAAATCTTTTACCATGACCTTGATTTTATTGAAAGAATCAGGAATATTCAAATGAGGAATCGCATCTTTCAGTAATTCAAGTAGAGCAGTAAAGGATGCGTTGCTCCAACCATTAAGAGTCTTCAACAAATACAAACGGATAACGAATGATAATGTCGAAAATTTTTTACAGCCAGGATATAACTCTTGTTTTCcttcttcaagcaagttataAAACTTTTTTGCATCTTCGTTTGGCCCATCAGCATCTTTATCTCCTTCCAGCACATGCCGAAACGTCTCGTTTAGCAGCCCATCAATGTCGTCGACAAATCCTTCATGGATTTCACTCTCATCGGATTCACTTTCCATGTGACTTATCCTTTCGCCGTGATGAACCCACACAGTGTAACCTTTTTGAAATCCCTTACTTATTAAATGATCATAAACTTCATCCCTTCGCCCCCAACTAAAGTTATTACATATAGAACAAGGACAAAGAATTTCTTGTCCTTGTGGTCTACCTTTAGAAAAGGCAAAATCCAAAAATGAATTAACACCAATTTGGTAACCCTCAGTATGTCTTGGTAAACTAGTCCACCCTTTGTCCATTACTTTgtcaactaaaataaaagaacacgAGCATATGTTTTAGACTAACTATAAGTGATTTTTCTAATCAAGAGCTTATTGCCTCTaaaaaatttctagaagtcaACCACACATGTTCGAAAGAGAACATCTCAACCAATCAAGAGACTAACAATTTATATCTAACAAACTATGCAAAGAAGCTTAAGCAAACAATTAATCAGTAAATATTCTTAACAATTAAATgttcaaacaaaattaaaaaaataatatattaagtGATTTACCTGTAGTGTAGCTCAATGTCTAAGGTAGTCGCAGCTACAGAGAGATCCGCTATTTGATTCTCTTTTTCTGGTTTTAAAGAGACAAACTAAAACAGCaacaaagaataaaaatataagtaatttaTAACCagattttttaacaaaaaattcacttttaaaatcagtttttagaaatcttatttttaaaagtGATATATAACTAAAAAATCAAACAATAGAATTATCAAGAGCag is a window from the Arachis stenosperma cultivar V10309 chromosome 3, arast.V10309.gnm1.PFL2, whole genome shotgun sequence genome containing:
- the LOC130966662 gene encoding uncharacterized protein LOC130966662, whose amino-acid sequence is MHIEKNVCDNIIGTLLDIPGKSKDHANARYDLKDMGIRKKLQPKEIDGGKKAKIAKACFNLTNQEKTIFCDILKSVKLPSGSASNISRCVHVAEKKISGYKSHDAHFMLHYLLQVAIKCTMQNQVAGPLIYLGSFFRSLCQKVVENDTIDHLEVDIREILCQLERIFPPSFFDIMVHLPIHLVNELRLGGPVQFRWMYPIERYLCRLKSYVRNKSRPEGSIAEGYLAEECLTFCSRYLSPDVDTRLSRRTQNYDNCSEADVCHDSYFACLGRPIGGKRKGQPFSLDTNSKIQAHREYEEHVNNQTKGRKWKKAKTLSHDFSEWFKERASHEGVPKQLKDLSRGPNTVAKQFSSYVINGYKFQTREHDASHTTQNSGVTLVCETPSFASAKDNNPMTKAVTYFGAIKDIIELDYYACFKFVLFNCDWFEVEEENFGLTSVHFNKRCSRDDPFVLASQVHQCFYIQDPFNKDKHYVMDTVPRDLFNVCDGYDVEAEESNQKDPFDQANNLFVPKDNCEVQWTREDMPNTIIEKPSLVLQQAEYDDDSDL
- the LOC130966665 gene encoding uncharacterized protein LOC130966665 gives rise to the protein MAPSSQVTRKPQIATHYHRTIIVTPFFPISSLPPSSRHCASLLLVLRCCWCFVAAAAASLLLLLRCIGRGLSYVFVSLKPEKENQIADLSVAATTLDIELHYSWGRRDEVYDHLISKGFQKGYTVWVHHGERISHMESESDESEIHEGFVDDIDGLLNETFRHVLEGDKDADGPNEDAKKFYNLLEEGKQELYPGCKKFSTLSFVIRLYLLKTLNGWSNASFTALLELLKDAIPHLNIPDSFNKIKVMVKDLGLGYNKIHACPNDCVLFRDTYEDDEFCPICGASRYIENVEVDIEVDKLKKKPVPAKVLRHFPLIPRLKKLFLCSKTAESLRWHNEHHSKDGKLRHPADGQSWKDFDRLHPDFAKESRNIRLGLASDGFNPFRTMSISHSTWPVVLVAYNLPPWCCMKPEYVMMSLLIPGPCSPGKSIDVYLQPLIEELKVLWEVGMETYDASKNQTFQLHAALLWTISDFPAYAMLSGWSTKGKLACPCCNYDTSSCYLKHSRKMCYMDHRKFLAMDHPYRMDKRSFNGDVELRSTPALLDG